The Bacteroidota bacterium genome segment CAATTGTTTATAGTGTAAACAACTTAGGTATAACTGTTTGGGGCGATATTAGATCTTCTTTGGGAATAAAAGAAGGATTGAGTATTAATGAAGAGCTTAAAATAAAATTATGGAAAAAAAGCGAGAACTTAGAATATACATTAAAAGTTAATGAATGGGAGGAAGGAAACGGAAAATATAAACCAAATAAAATTGCAATTGTTGCAGATTTTGAAATTATCCCCAATTCACAAGAATTTTCACTTATATCCTACTTTCCAAACCCATTTTCCAATTTAACATATATTCAGTTTTACAGCCCAATTCAAGAAACTGTTTCATTAGAGATTTATGATTTACATGGAAGAATCATTGTACCATACCAAATAATAAATTGTATTTCTGGGAATAATAAAATAAAAATTGATGCCAAAAATTTTAGAACCGGAATCTATGTTGGTTTATTGAGAGCGCCTACAAAAAGCATTAGTTTTAAACTTAACTGCATAAAATAATAGCCATGAAAAATATATTCGTAACTATAGTAATTTTATTATTATTTACAAGCCAAATATTATCACAGGCAAACATTAAATGGTTAAATACAGGTTCTGGCACAAAAGACAACAGTGGGACAGACTTAGCTATTGATGAAACTGGAAATGTTTTTCTTACCGGTAAATATTTTGGTACGGTTCAATTTAATGACTCGGTACTAACAACGCTTAACGAGTTTTATTCCGATATTTTTCTTCTGAAATATAATGATGATGGAATTGTAAATTGGATTGAAAAAGCTGGTTCTAATTATCATTATGATCAGGCACTAAGTATTTGCAAATCTGAAGAAAATGATGTTTATATTTCTGGAAACTTCACAGATGATCTTGTTTTTGAAGATACTATTTTACAAGCTTATTCAGGAGGTTGGGTTGGTGATGGTTTTATTGCCAGATATTCCACAACTGGAGAATTTAAAAATGCAATTGCCTTTTATTCTGATGATTTGTTGCTAAATGGAATATTCATTAATAGTGGGCAAATGGCTGTTTGTGGTACAATATCCGCATCTCTTACCTTAGGAAATGATGTTTTCCCAACAATTGCCAATTATTCTAAGACAGACATTATATTTCTAAATTTTGATACAGCTTTAAACTATCAAAATGGGGCAAGATATAATTCAGGTAGTTGGATGGATTATGAATATGCAAATTCTATCTCTGTTGATAATTTTGGCTCAAGTTATATGATTGGTGAATTTCCGGATGTCCTAAATTTAAATCAAATTACCATAAATGCAACTAGTTCGCCTCAATCTTATGTTTATTATGACATTTTTATAATAAAGCACGACAGCCTTGGAAATGTAATATGGGCAAACTCTGCAGGGGGTTCACAACACGATTACGGCAGAGACATAGTAACCGACAGTGCAGGCAACTCCTACATCACCGGCTATTTCCAAGGAACTGCAACATTTGGTAGTCAGTTGGTTACCAGCAATGGTGGATACGATATTTTTGTAGCTTGTTGCAATTCTTCCGGGCAGTGGCAGTGGGTTGTAAGTGCCGGTGGAACTGGCGACGATCAGGCTTTTGGAATTTCAATGAATGAGCTTGGCGGAGTTTATATCACTGGAAAGTTCGAAAACTCTATAAACTTCACAGGACAAAGCATC includes the following:
- a CDS encoding T9SS type A sorting domain-containing protein; its protein translation is MGIKEGLSINEELKIKLWKKSENLEYTLKVNEWEEGNGKYKPNKIAIVADFEIIPNSQEFSLISYFPNPFSNLTYIQFYSPIQETVSLEIYDLHGRIIVPYQIINCISGNNKIKIDAKNFRTGIYVGLLRAPTKSISFKLNCIK